In the genome of Hyphomonas sp. Mor2, one region contains:
- a CDS encoding secretin N-terminal domain-containing protein, with amino-acid sequence MADPEFATGEARAEILQDLIRLNEAEQAERTERGQAAIKSLILREGPTLESMRLSVNLDQADLSIVMAEILRAEAIDYFAPSIFFAGRVSARFKNRPLVPSINLLLDGTGIIAQAKNGVLNLSYGESVATPEESQTDPGSNQVSREIILRHLAAADVETMLDDLFDSDSDDEETKFTVSGVAELNTVYIAGPEAMVSQAMNIVARADRPVPHVIISAIVVKVNTSSVESLGIDFSDVADGSFSISSIIPNTTGGNIVATFEEMAGNTAQLTATIKFLAAQNIAQVLSRPYVATRSTMPATIEIVDDQFVRVDTTTDDSSIIATDSITAGISMTITPIVMADSSVRLDLSIEDSRFSATAGDILIAKERNTASTSMVVGSGKTIVIGGLSSRYRITEKSGVPWLRKIPLVNFFTAEQDSLESENEMVVYLTPYVWLPGIDLPTAIEGQNPLHYPSLLSVEKFGRD; translated from the coding sequence GTGGCCGATCCAGAATTTGCCACGGGGGAGGCGAGAGCGGAAATTCTGCAAGACTTGATACGGTTGAACGAGGCTGAACAGGCTGAACGCACAGAACGCGGCCAGGCCGCAATCAAGAGCTTGATACTCCGAGAAGGGCCGACCCTCGAGTCGATGCGCCTGAGTGTCAATCTTGATCAGGCTGATTTGTCGATCGTCATGGCCGAGATTCTTCGCGCTGAAGCGATAGACTATTTTGCCCCGTCCATTTTTTTTGCCGGGCGCGTATCCGCACGATTCAAGAACCGCCCCCTCGTTCCGTCGATCAATCTGTTGCTCGATGGAACGGGCATCATAGCCCAGGCTAAAAATGGTGTTCTGAATCTATCTTATGGCGAGTCAGTCGCGACTCCAGAAGAATCTCAGACAGATCCGGGCAGCAACCAGGTCAGCCGCGAAATCATCCTCAGGCACTTGGCAGCCGCAGACGTCGAAACCATGCTGGACGACCTGTTCGATAGCGACAGTGATGATGAGGAAACCAAGTTCACGGTGAGCGGCGTCGCGGAGTTGAACACAGTCTATATTGCCGGCCCCGAAGCCATGGTTTCGCAGGCCATGAATATTGTCGCCCGCGCCGATCGCCCGGTACCTCATGTGATCATCTCGGCCATCGTCGTGAAGGTGAATACGTCTTCGGTGGAAAGTCTGGGAATCGACTTCTCGGACGTAGCGGATGGAAGTTTCAGCATATCCAGCATCATTCCGAACACGACCGGTGGCAATATCGTCGCTACGTTTGAAGAGATGGCTGGGAATACGGCGCAGCTTACAGCGACGATCAAGTTCCTGGCCGCACAGAACATCGCTCAAGTCTTGTCGAGACCTTATGTGGCGACCCGTAGCACCATGCCTGCAACAATTGAGATCGTCGACGATCAGTTCGTACGCGTCGATACGACGACAGATGATTCTTCCATCATCGCCACGGACTCGATTACGGCGGGTATCTCGATGACGATAACGCCGATTGTGATGGCGGATTCTTCAGTGCGGTTGGACTTGTCGATTGAAGATTCGCGGTTCAGTGCCACGGCGGGGGACATTCTGATCGCCAAAGAACGGAACACAGCATCGACCTCGATGGTCGTTGGCAGCGGTAAGACGATCGTGATTGGAGGCCTGTCCTCTCGCTATCGCATCACCGAAAAATCGGGCGTGCCGTGGTTGCGCAAGATTCCCCTGGTGAATTTTTTCACTGCGGAACAGGACTCCCTGGAGTCAGAAAACGAGATGGTCGTGTATTTGACACCTTATGTGTGGTTGCCAGGTATAGACCTGCCCACGGCGATCGAAGGGCAAAACCCACTGCACTATCCTTCGCTGCTCAGCGTGGAGAAGTTTGGGCGTGACTGA
- a CDS encoding helix-turn-helix transcriptional regulator: MARTSAAFSAIGFPHLVLKWSPAAGQTRKMLESSSMIWNNFPERFGHKSGEISDALQNSLSIGLSQARENTLERQIWRLAQTSLYRVDADAPTPYFLTNYQRSILRDFGELEWMEFVSLPLSRERERVLVLEAKTQIRLSDAMMQDASAIFAAFICVYQCLHRPIRLTQTVTSDDSVQASLSHREVQCLQWLAAGKTLLEAATILDISERTLRFHISNAKEKLGVSTTMQAVVAAALEYGFDPKDPRRSICQISRTPILKPVRKAG, from the coding sequence ATGGCACGCACATCCGCGGCGTTCTCGGCCATCGGGTTTCCGCATCTCGTTCTGAAATGGAGTCCAGCGGCCGGGCAGACCCGCAAAATGCTGGAGAGCAGTTCGATGATCTGGAATAATTTTCCTGAACGGTTCGGTCACAAGAGCGGTGAAATCTCGGACGCGCTTCAGAACTCGCTTTCGATAGGATTGAGCCAAGCCCGCGAGAACACGCTTGAACGACAGATATGGCGATTGGCTCAAACCAGCCTGTACCGTGTCGACGCGGACGCACCGACGCCGTATTTTCTAACGAATTATCAGAGATCCATTCTCCGCGACTTTGGAGAACTGGAATGGATGGAGTTTGTGTCACTTCCGCTTTCGAGAGAGCGCGAGCGCGTCCTCGTCCTCGAGGCAAAGACTCAGATTCGATTATCGGACGCGATGATGCAGGATGCATCGGCCATCTTCGCCGCCTTCATCTGCGTTTATCAATGCCTGCACCGTCCGATACGGCTTACTCAGACAGTAACGTCCGATGATAGTGTGCAGGCCAGCTTGTCTCACAGGGAAGTGCAGTGCCTGCAATGGCTGGCCGCTGGAAAGACCTTGCTGGAAGCTGCCACGATCCTTGATATTTCTGAACGGACGCTTCGATTTCACATCAGCAATGCCAAGGAGAAGCTTGGCGTTTCTACCACCATGCAGGCAGTTGTGGCAGCGGCGCTGGAGTATGGCTTCGATCCGAAAGACCCGCGACGATCAATCTGTCAGATCAGTCGGACCCCAATTCTGAAGCCTGTCCGGAAAGCCGGCTGA
- a CDS encoding GNAT family N-acetyltransferase has product MSEEVIIRSATPEDLPILLTFEQGIIQAERPYDPTLKPDPISYYDVSALITSVDAEVAAAEINGRLVGSGYAKRKDSRHYLSPSEHAFIGFLYVDPEFRGRGINKRVLDHLFTWAKAQGLPEVHLTVYPGNDSAVRAYKKAGFDEYLLEMRLDLDGI; this is encoded by the coding sequence ATGTCTGAAGAGGTCATCATTCGGTCTGCTACTCCCGAGGATCTCCCGATCCTGCTCACGTTTGAACAAGGGATTATTCAGGCGGAACGTCCCTATGATCCGACATTGAAGCCTGATCCGATCAGCTATTACGATGTCAGCGCCCTCATTACCTCCGTTGATGCTGAGGTCGCTGCGGCTGAGATCAATGGTCGTCTCGTCGGCTCGGGGTACGCAAAACGAAAGGACTCCCGCCACTATCTGAGTCCCAGTGAACACGCCTTTATAGGGTTTCTCTATGTGGATCCTGAATTTCGAGGGAGAGGCATCAACAAACGCGTGCTCGATCATTTGTTTACGTGGGCCAAAGCCCAAGGGCTGCCGGAAGTTCATTTGACCGTCTATCCGGGCAATGACTCCGCGGTCAGGGCCTACAAGAAAGCTGGCTTTGACGAATACCTGCTCGAGATGCGCCTTGATCTTGATGGGATCTAG
- the topA gene encoding type I DNA topoisomerase, with amino-acid sequence MKVVVVESPAKAKTINKYLGSDYKVLASYGHIRDLPSKDGSVDPDNDFEMVWQADSKSQARIREIAEAVKSGSKLILATDPDREGEAISWHLLDALRKRRAIKKDTPVERVVFNAITKAAVTSAMDNPREIDQELVDAYLARRALDYLVGFNLSPVLWRKLPGSRSAGRVQSVALRIVVDRELEIEKFKPEEYWTIGAKLRGPDGTDFEARLHSMDGKALKKFDLPDAAAAQTALDKVKIGGYSVSTVEAKPVKRNPPPPFITSTLQQDASRRLGFSAKRTMQAAQKLYEEGRITYMRTDGVNMAEEAYHAARDHIRSDYGAQYLPEKPRRYSSKQKNAQEAHEAIRPTNFSLRPDDYKQSDGDLWKLYALIWRRAVASQMEPAKFERTTIDLHNKDKSAMLRATGQILIFDGFIKLYKEGRDDTDKDEDAEARLPKLSEGDHADLLEAKSEQHFTSPPPRYTEASLVKRLEELGIGRPSTYASTLSTLVDRDYVRIDKKQLIPEDKGILVTSFLENFFQRYVEYDYTANLEEKLDVISDGKLDWKAFLRDFWTQFTAAIDETKDLRVSAVLDVLNEALGHHVFPPVDENGNIKEKPRLCPLCNEGELSLKLGRHGAFVGCSNYPECKFTRPFSTQEEAENAINPDGEEITIHPDTGKPVLLKSGRFGPYLEMDIGEDKPKRSSLPKGWNPKELEPEQAIMLISLPREVGKHPEDDEPIMANLGRYGPYVQHHRTFANLSSVEEMFTIGLNRAVSLIADKKANGGRGNRAAPKVLKDLGAHPTSGDPVQVLEGRYGPYIKHQKTNATLPKDMQPTEVNIDQALELLAAKEAKGGKKKRATKKKAPAKKKAPAKK; translated from the coding sequence ATGAAAGTTGTTGTTGTTGAGTCCCCCGCCAAAGCGAAGACGATCAACAAGTATCTCGGCAGCGATTATAAAGTGCTCGCATCGTACGGTCACATTCGCGACCTGCCATCGAAGGACGGATCTGTGGATCCGGACAATGATTTCGAGATGGTCTGGCAAGCCGACTCCAAAAGCCAGGCGCGCATTCGCGAGATCGCGGAAGCGGTAAAATCTGGCAGCAAATTGATCCTGGCAACCGACCCAGACCGTGAAGGTGAAGCGATTTCATGGCACTTGCTCGATGCCCTGAGAAAGCGCCGGGCAATCAAGAAAGATACACCCGTTGAGCGGGTTGTTTTCAACGCCATCACAAAAGCAGCGGTGACCAGCGCGATGGATAATCCGCGCGAGATCGATCAGGAACTGGTCGATGCGTATCTGGCCCGTCGTGCCTTGGATTATCTCGTCGGCTTCAATCTTTCGCCCGTGCTTTGGCGCAAGCTGCCAGGCTCCAGATCTGCCGGTCGTGTTCAGTCTGTCGCGCTCCGTATCGTGGTTGATCGTGAGCTCGAGATCGAAAAGTTCAAACCCGAAGAATACTGGACCATTGGCGCAAAACTGCGCGGCCCCGATGGCACAGACTTCGAAGCCCGCCTCCACTCCATGGATGGCAAGGCACTCAAGAAATTCGACTTACCAGATGCAGCGGCTGCTCAAACCGCTTTGGATAAGGTCAAGATCGGCGGGTACTCGGTCAGTACGGTTGAAGCCAAACCAGTCAAGCGCAATCCGCCTCCGCCCTTCATCACGTCGACCCTGCAGCAGGACGCCTCTCGCCGCCTCGGCTTTTCAGCCAAACGAACCATGCAGGCGGCGCAGAAGCTCTACGAAGAAGGCCGTATCACCTATATGCGGACTGACGGTGTGAACATGGCTGAAGAGGCCTATCACGCCGCCCGCGATCACATCCGAAGCGATTACGGCGCGCAATATTTGCCTGAAAAGCCTCGGCGCTATTCGTCCAAGCAGAAAAATGCCCAGGAAGCCCACGAGGCCATCCGGCCTACGAATTTCAGCCTACGCCCGGACGACTACAAGCAATCTGATGGTGACCTGTGGAAGCTTTATGCTCTGATCTGGCGCCGTGCCGTGGCCTCGCAGATGGAACCCGCCAAGTTCGAACGTACGACAATTGACCTGCACAATAAGGACAAATCGGCCATGCTTCGTGCGACCGGTCAGATCCTAATCTTTGATGGTTTCATCAAGCTCTACAAGGAAGGCCGAGACGACACCGACAAGGATGAGGACGCGGAAGCGCGCCTGCCGAAACTCAGCGAGGGCGATCATGCCGATCTGCTGGAAGCGAAGTCAGAACAGCACTTTACATCACCGCCACCGCGTTACACCGAAGCGAGCCTGGTCAAACGCCTGGAAGAGCTCGGCATCGGCCGTCCATCGACTTACGCCTCAACGCTATCAACACTGGTCGACCGGGACTATGTGCGGATCGACAAGAAGCAGCTTATCCCCGAGGATAAGGGCATCCTGGTAACCTCCTTCCTGGAGAATTTCTTCCAGCGCTATGTCGAGTATGACTATACGGCCAATCTGGAAGAGAAGCTGGATGTCATTTCAGACGGCAAACTCGACTGGAAGGCATTCCTTCGGGATTTCTGGACGCAGTTCACCGCCGCGATCGATGAAACCAAGGACCTGCGTGTATCCGCTGTCCTGGACGTTCTCAATGAAGCGCTTGGACACCACGTGTTTCCACCGGTGGATGAGAACGGCAATATCAAGGAAAAGCCGCGCCTCTGCCCACTTTGCAATGAAGGTGAACTCAGTCTTAAACTTGGACGTCACGGCGCCTTTGTGGGGTGCTCCAATTACCCGGAATGCAAGTTCACGCGACCGTTCTCGACCCAGGAAGAAGCAGAGAACGCGATCAATCCGGACGGTGAAGAAATCACCATCCACCCGGACACCGGCAAGCCTGTACTTCTGAAATCTGGCCGGTTCGGTCCGTATCTGGAAATGGATATCGGCGAGGACAAACCAAAGCGATCCAGCCTGCCAAAAGGCTGGAACCCGAAAGAGTTGGAACCAGAGCAGGCCATTATGCTGATCAGCCTGCCTCGTGAAGTGGGCAAGCACCCCGAAGATGATGAGCCCATCATGGCCAATCTCGGGCGCTATGGGCCATATGTGCAGCACCACCGTACATTTGCGAACCTCTCTAGTGTCGAAGAGATGTTCACCATTGGCCTGAACCGCGCCGTGTCTCTCATCGCAGACAAGAAAGCAAATGGCGGCCGTGGCAATCGCGCTGCGCCGAAAGTCCTCAAGGATCTGGGGGCACATCCCACTAGCGGCGACCCGGTCCAGGTGCTGGAAGGTCGCTACGGGCCTTACATCAAGCATCAGAAGACCAATGCGACCTTGCCGAAAGACATGCAGCCGACCGAAGTGAATATCGATCAGGCACTTGAATTATTGGCTGCGAAAGAGGCCAAAGGTGGCAAGAAAAAGCGCGCTACCAAGAAAAAAGCGCCGGCCAAAAAGAAAGCGCCTGCGAAGAAATAG